Below is a window of Acanthochromis polyacanthus isolate Apoly-LR-REF ecotype Palm Island chromosome 15, KAUST_Apoly_ChrSc, whole genome shotgun sequence DNA.
GAGCAGGACCACCAAGCTCTGGAGGgcggcctggtctgatgaatcgtGCATTGAATCAAAATATGATCTGTGTGCATCCTTTACCTGCTGGTTGCAGGATAcaatgtggcaggaagtcaaGCTGGCTGAGTGAATGTGATGTTCTGAGCAATGTTCTGCTGAACCTGCCTTCAGTGTGGATGTTAGTTTTGACACCCCTTCATGGCAGCTGTATTCCTTGATGACAGTGGCCTGGAGGATAATGCTCCCTgacacactgaaaacatgatacaggaatggtttgaggaacatGGCTAACACTTGGCTTCTGAATTGCCCTGATCTCAATCTGATTGAGTGTCTGTGGAATgtgctggaatagactccaacTGCCTATccatggatggatggctgggcACAGGAGGCTACAATCAGAGAGACAATGAGCGATTGATTTCAGTCATAAGATATTTTAGTatatggctgcacagtggatagtggttagcacttttgccttgcagtaagaagatcccgggttcaaatcccggcctcagcctgggatctttcttcatggagtttgcatgttctccctgtgcatgcgtgagttttctccgggtactctggcttcctctcacagtctaaaaatatgctgaggttggttggttactctaaattgcccgtaggtgtgaatgtgagtgtgattgtttgtctgtatatgtagccctgtgacagactggcgacctgtccagggtgtcccctgcctttgcctaagtcagctgggataggctccagcacccccccgcgaccctagtgaggataaagcggtgtatagagaatggatggatggattttcagtATACATTCCTTGCCTCCACTGAGTCCTTGACATGTAAAAGTTGGGGACACTGTGCTGAGTCCAGTTAGCTAACAGACTTACTCAAGCTGTGACATAAGTGATGATGAACTAGACCTTGAGATCTACTCACTTCCAATCCTATTATTCTGCAAAGTTGCAGACAGTAACAACCTCCATGCAACTGTGCCAGcagtgctgcagcagctctCTTGCCAGCACAGTTAATAGTTCCTCTTTGAACCATTTACAGCTCTATTGCTTACTCTGAGTGTGCAGTATTTTGGCTGATTTAATCGAAATCATTGTGATCTTTCTATTCCCAAAGACTGCATCAGAGTAGTacaatatttctgtcttttactGTTTCAGTGCCTGTTCAAACACtgcgtggtgttgtgtgttcaaGTTTGGCTTTTATCTGTAGgcatatttaaaatgtgatggTAATTTTTGCGCATAATGTTATGCTATATATGAGTGAATTTTTCTGGTGTAATTCTGTCAAAGCAACTTTTTATACCATGAGATTTTGATGTATTTGTGCACAATGTCCTTGTGCTCATTGAGAATGTTGAGTGATATATTTAAAGGTCGTTTCAGCCAAATTATGTCCACTGATCATCCAAACATTAGGAACAGCTTGAGGAATATGACAGAGTCCAAAGTGTTGACCTGGACcccaaactccccagatcctGCCAATGTTCCAGTGCCAGACCTCCCAGGACACCATCAGAGGTTCTGTGTCCATTGGTTGGGGCTGAGCTCTTATGGCGACATGAGGGGATCTACGTAATACTGAGCTGGTGgtttttttatatgaaaaacGCAGCTAAACCAACAAAATCCATGTTCATGGTTACCACATGTGGTGCTCTGTAGCAGAAACGGTTTGGACTTCATGTACCTTTTCTAAGGAGTCCATGTCTTTTCTTCTCCAGTAGAACAAAATTACAACCCAACACAGGGAACGGTCCCAGTGAAAACTGTTGCTGTTTGCTCTGTGCTTTACCACCAGCATCTTCACACTCTGTCTGGAAGAGTACATGTACATCCACATATAATTCCATTTACCTCCACTGGATTATAGCTGAAAAACTGGACATATAGGTGTGCTGATGACTGTAGCTACCAGGATACTTTGTGTAACTGGAGGTTATTAGTAGCACTTTGGAAGTTAAGACCGCACATtaaaattctgtcttttttaaagCATGATTCAGGTATTTTCCACTACAAGTCTGTATCCATTAGGCTTTTTCCCCTGGTGGTTGTCATTTTATTGGGAATAAAACAGAAGACCTTAATTTTAATGATCTGCAATTGACTAATTACCATTAATAAATAAGTTTCCTAGAAAGAGAATGTAATCTGGTGATTACTCTCAGTGAAAAGGGGGATTTCTGAGACAGTTATTGTAGTTGGAGTGTAGTCAGTCCTGTTGAATTTCTCACAAATGGAACTTGTATGAATCAAACTTGCCAAACAGATAAATGAGTAATATTGTGACTGTGGCCCTGCTGGATACTGTCAGATGTAATGCTCTGCTAAGACATTGCTGTACTTGATGGTGATTGCTTGCCTGCATGGCTGAGGCTTCAGCGTTGTGTGTATCCTCCATCTCTGTGATCTGTCTCTCCAGAGACTCGTTGGCGCCCCTCAAGGTCTCTATCTCGATGGTCTTGGACTGCAGCTGCCTCCTGAACTCATTGATCTCCTCCCGGCTGGCCCTCATGGCCTCGTTGCTCCTGGTGGCCTGCTCACTGAGGCTTGCAAACTTGCTCTTGTACCACTCCTCGGCCGACTGCAGATTCTTGGAGGCGATAGACTCGTACTGATTGCGGATCTCCTTAAGAGCTGAGGTGAGGTCCGGTTTGGTGAGCTCAAGCTCCACAGAGACCTGCTGCGTCTCCATCAAGCTGCTCATCTCCTGAATTTCCTCTTCATGCACTTTCTTCAGGAAGGAGATTTCGTCCATCAGCGAGTCCACCCGGCGCTCCAGGTCCAGGCGGACGGCTGCAGCATCATCCACATCCTTCCTGAAGGACTTCAAGGTCTGCTCAGCTTCCTCCCGTGCCCTCACCTCATCATCATACTTCGCACTGAGTTTCTGAAGTGAGACGAGAGAGACGAGTAAGATTTGAGAAGATAAAACAGGGTTAAGATGATCAGATCATGTGACtctgactgacagaaaaaaagatgtaCCAAGATATGAAAAGCTGTCATTTCTGAGAGGATGTTGGGTTTGTAGCAGTAAAAACTAACAGGACACAAATTAGAACAGAAAAGGAAGCTTTTTTCTTGCTCCTTttcaaaactgttcaaaatccTCTTACTTGAAGCTCGTCCTCTAAGTTGTTCCTCTCGATCAGGAGTCGGTTCTTGTCCCTgttcagctcctccagctgaCAGCGCAGCTCCCTCATCTCCTGCTGGTAGAGATGAGCCACGCGGGATGGCTCGGCCTGTTTCTGCCGCAGGCTGACCAGCTCCGTTTCCAACCctttgttctgctgctccagctgtctgACTTTATCGATGAACATGGCAAAGCGGTCATTCAAACCCTGTGAAACAGAACCAACACTATCAGGATTGTACCAGCATACATGACCAACTTCAAACTGAAGATGTTGATTTACTGAACTTGCTGTAGAAGCTCCTGACATCATATACCAGCCACACTTAAAGCCCATCCATTTTAACAGCCTCATTTCTAAATATATATTTGCACATCCAGCATGTTTCTGGTCACCTGGCACAAGTAAATCCAGGATTTTTCTTTCAATTCTGAGTTGGTCTCCACtaactcctgagggaaatatctgtTTCTGTCGCCACTAAAGCCTCCACTATCCTCTAAAGCTAGCTGCTAACCTTGTCTGTCTGGTGTTTGGTGCAGGTCGGTAGGAAACTGTTGAGTCACGACTCACAGTAAGCTCATCACTACAGATGATCACTTTTATATTACAAGTATTCATATGATTAGTTTTCCACATATAAATAGtaattagtgcagctttaaatgtagTAGATGCAGCAGACCTGAAGAAACACATTCCATCTCTTCTAAATGAAAGTCTTTTCATTTCTCTGAGTGTACTGATCATATTCCTGTAATGGTTATGGACAGGCTTAACTCTTTTTTCTAAACAGCAAACACTGTGCTCACAAGAGAAAGTGAACATCAGCAACATTACATTCCTGTTGGTATCTTTTGTTGTGAAACCTCAGATGTGACTGGTGTCACTCTACAAGCTGCTCtggtattaaaaataaaacattttagtttGTGTAGGTCTTTCTGCCATTTGGGTTCCCAAAACAGGTTCCAGGCAAAATGTATTAGAGATGATCCAGGCAGTAGTAGAAGAATTAGTCTTCTTTTTTGGCatgaaagtttttttgtttgttttgcagtgtaGAAATACTCCACTAGAAAAGAgctttttcatttgtcattttactgAAGCAAATGTACATAAAAAATACTTTATCAAAGTAAAAGTGTCTCTAAAGTAGAATGACCATTTTCAAAGTAATCTATTACTATCACTGACTGGATGATAAGAAAAGGGCTCCCAGGGGTcagatgttttgtctcttttttgtacattatttttctgtgaattttgGGTGATTTTGCTCATCTTCTGGTTGTTTGGCATCACTCTGAGCCTCTCTCCTGTCAATCTGCAGCTCTCTGGGCTCATGTGGCACCAGTTTgtagtcattctgaagtagttttatgtgtttttgcttctgtttgaCTCTTTGTCATTTgaatgacaagaaaaattaaCAATTACTGCTAAGGTCCCACCCTGGATTATTGGGGTCTCCGATATTGTACCATTTCTTCCCCATCTttagaacattttcaaaaactcTTTCTAATAATCTATCATTCTCCTCATGTCCCAGTTTGAGTCACACCTACCTGCAGCTGCTCCTTCTCGTTAGTTCTGATGACTTTCAATTCATTATTGACCACGGAGGTCTGGGTCAGGTCCAGGGAGCCGGTTGTCACCGGAGAGAAGGAAACGGAGGAGCGACCGACCCGCCGGTACAGATTCAGGGAGGATGCGCCGTTACGGGGCGCAGCCATGGACCTGAGCACCGGAGAGCCCCGGGAAGAGGAGCCGCTCATCCTGGAGGAGGAGACGGGGAACCTGGGGGAGTCCCCAAAAAGCTTCCGGTAGGACGAAGAGGTGTAGCGGTCTCCGTAGCTCATCTTTGCTGTGACTCACAGGTAAAACTGGAAGCCTTAAAGAGCTTTACAGGAGCTTAAAGGACGCAGACTGCAGGTGGAGCGTTACATTATTAGTGCAAAGGCACCTCTCTGAAGACTCACAGGCTCAAACTTCACTGTACAGGTTTCAAGTTCATGAAACTAAGGAGTAGAATCAGCAGCCAGTCAGCAAACCCCACGGTTGGTGCAGAAGACACAATTTGTGACTTAAGCTGGTGGAGATGCAGAGAGGTTTGTTGTTCTCCGTTGCTTGTGTAAGTCTTGAGtttaaaaacctgcagctgTCAGTCCTGTCAAGGCAGGACTGAGGAAATATGTTGCTGCTCAGAGggtacttttttgtcatttggtacTCAAGATCAGGTTCTccaatgtattttggccaaatttGTACAATTTCACATCTTTACAGACCTATTCATTTattctttgcttttatttatttagttttggcAATTTCACCCTCAAAACAGTCCAGGGAAATACTTTTAAGGGTTCAAATTCTGCAGGAATATAACTCCAGAGATAAGAGATTTTGgtgagaagacagaaaaactgtTTCCAGCAGATCTATGTGGTTGATCGGCTCCAGCAgaggacattttttaaacaacagtAAAACTGCAACAATTTTAGGGGAGGGTGGTAATATATTATggtggctggagtctatcccagctgacttagggtgaaggcaggggacaccctgaacaggccatcaatctatcacagggctacatatgcagacaaatacattcacacctacggagaATTTAGAGTtgccaattaacctgagcacatttttaaactgtgggaggaagctggagaacctggagaagacccacacatgtacagggagaacatgcaaactccacgcagaaagatccaggCCAGGACGTGAACAAGGGATTTTGTAGCTGCAAGGTGATGGTGCTAACCACTAAACCACTGTGCAGACTGGTGATAATTTAGCAAACATCACAATAAATCTGTTTATTGAAACCCACCATGTGAAGCATTTTTAACACTGAAATCATCAATAAATGACGGATGCCTGGTCTGTGGGTGAACTTCACCTTTCAAATACAACAGCATCTTCTCATGGCCTGTTTTGAATGTTAAGGTTGTCACTTTAATAACCACAATGTTAGCTGTAATCACATAACTGATAACATTAACTATAAAATAGAAACCAAAATATATCCGCTGTGATTTCTTTAATCTCACATTGACCGAGTTTTCAACTGCATCCTACAACAGCTCCGTAGAATTTACCCCTGCTGGAATGTGAAGACATTAAATGAGGCTTTGCCATTTTACATGACTAAaaatttatcttttttaaaaaagtgaaatacaTGAAATGAATCCCTCTGACTGAGGGAAAATCCACTCAGTTGTATATACCAAAATAAAGTTCCAAATTTGCCATGAGATGACAAAAAATTGCGGTCTTGGAATAAGAAACAAAGGAAGCACTTGCCCACCTTAGGCCAGAATCATCCAAAGATGCCTGCCATGGATGATTGATTAGgcaacacagctgctgcagaggtTAAAGGCTTTATATGTACAGGTTCATTATTTGGAAATTATTTGGTGGCACTGAAACTAATACACTTGAagacagataactccgttttgataaattttcagaaaactttttttattgtttacttgagataatatcagtcaaactgaagttgagtggatttgactcagtagaaaaatacctgacaaaatagagaaaaaaataaattattagtgttattattattattatctcaagtaaacactaaaaaatgagttttctgaaaatggagttgCCTGTTTTCGCAAATGAACTCTTCGATTCTTTATCTTTACACTCTTTGTGCTGCAGATGCAAATtatcaacagaaataaaataggCCTTTATACCTGCCTTGTCACCTGTTTCTGAGGCCCCATTTGGACAGAGAGCCTGGCTCATAttgttaaaaatcacaaaatgacacaaaccaaGAATATGTTTGATACCCTTCCTGCAGCTTTCTGTCCCAAgctcattagttttttttttctgaaaatgtaaatcttttCACATGTTTTTGATGTTATTATTTAAAGGTTCATTTATATTCTCGACAGCTGGACaccaattttaacattttggaatATATCCAGCTGAGACACTAGTGTGGACCAACagctcctcctgtctgtcactCTAAAACTTCAAAACTTCAACTCTCCTTAAAATGTGGCTGTTAGTCTGAAGCCCTGAATTGATCCTGTTCTGCCTGTTACTGAAACTCATCTAACCACCTTACTGGTTTAATTGTTGCTACCTACtaattaaacagaaaagaatatagcatatattttaaaaatacatgcagACATGGTGCACAGTGCAATTTATGCTTCACCTGCTCTGGAGGAACCGTGTTGAAGAGTATTCTTGGGTTACAAATCTCATTTTCATCCTGgttgtgtgtttacatgttacatatttaaaactaattttattttatcttgtttttttggttcCATTTCCACAGACCAAGTCTATGCTCAGGATGTATTCCAGCCCCCAGAATCCAGCACAAACTGTACTTAGAGGAGGAATAACGTAAGAATAGAGGGGCAGTAGCTGAATCAAAGCTGTTTTTCTAAAGGTCATGCTGTAAAATGCTACCAGGCTCAATAACTTCATTTGATGGCTCCAGTGAACAGTTTTGTATTTAGTTGACACATGAACTGTATATGTTCTAAAATGTTTCCACAATGAAGGACGACTGCTTTAGAAGACTTTGACAGTGACAGTGTGCTGGAGGATAACAAGATAATAATTGGTAGAATGGAGTGAAGCTGGGCAATAGTGGAGGGGGAATAATAGAGGGAATGTAAAGTGGTAAATATGAAAGAAAGGAGGACTTGATAGAGGTAAAGAGGTGATGGAGGGGGAGAtaaaagagggagaggagatgTGGCCATCTCCAGCAGCACATCGtcgtcttcttctgcttctctttcttttaCCTTTTCTCCTTTCCTCTATGTTGCATACTCAagtgtttcttcttctacagTCCTTATATGCTCCTCTTGCAgttttttgctttcttcttctGAATCTTTATTGTTCTCTATTGTTCCTTATTGTTctcctgtatttattttttctcctttagtATTTTCTTGTCCTCCTGGAGTTTTAGATGTAACTCCTtaattttttcctttgattcTCCCAGCCcccttttctgcttttcttttcctcctgaACCCTGTTATTCTTCCCAAGGTTAGTTCTTGTCCTCCTGAAGTTTTGCTTTCTTCTGCAGCAGTTCTTTATTATTTGCTTCCAATACCTAattatatttctctttttttctaaacaaaTTAACAGAAAGATAGACATAATGATGGAAATTAATTTTCATCCTGACTGTAGGATTTTGGCATGAAGTTGGGACACACTGTACTGATTGTTTTTGAAACAATCCGTAATATTCCACTTTAGGAGTTACATTACATTAATTTAAAAGCAGATGGGTTAATGCCTTCCTAAATATTTTTATACCATTTGTTTCGAAGTCCGCTACTGTTCAAattaatttggtcattttgcatgttttgcagGTTAAAAGCAAAGTCTCCCAGTGTTTGTTCTGTTCTGGTCCACGTCTCCTTCAGAGTGTCATTACACCCTCCCCACCACCTGGGGGCGCAGCAGGACAAAACATGTCAGGGAGAGCAGGAGAAAGCGGTTCAAAAAATTTTACCAACCTTCCCAGACATTCATCATATTTCTGTCATCGGGATTATTTCTGCTACATTGTAGTTTTCGGGGGAAGAAAATcacattaatttatttaattgcaCATCTCCAAGGTCACACATTTATCAAACTCAACACTAAAACTGACAACATGGAAAAATTCCCTGGTGGTGTCCTTTGGTGTTCCATATGTTACCGACAACATGAGAAACAATGCTGTTGTAACATAAAACAATGTCATCAAATAAGTAAAAACAGCCAGTCCTTAGTCATATGTGACCTTTATGATGAAAGGAGAGTGTGACATGATCAAAAGACAGCAGGAACTGACCTCAGCATGAACATACATAGGTCATATGTCAAACAGCTCCACAGAAACGGGACATCAGAATAGTTCTTTTGGGAACATTTCAGTATAACGATGACGTGATGATGGTTAACTGAGTGAGTAGTCTATTCAGTTAAACCATAATGTTCACTCCTGACTGCCAGCTCAAGAAATTAGAAATCTGAATGTCAGTATACATGATCGAATAAACTGATTGAATAACCTGAGCTTAATCACGTAATGTGATGTTAGTAATGCATACACAGGAAAGTTAGAGACAGTTCAATCAGCCTGTCTTCACCTGAGGCTTTTAACACTGATTTCTGACACTGCCATGCGTTTTACAGTTGGCTGTTGTCTGAGTTAAGCTAAATCTTCAAGATGACCTCACTGATGTAAAGCTGCAgctggattaaaaaaagaacattattttgattttaGTGATTAATGTGCAGAACAAATAAGACTTAATTCTGCTCCTCAGGCACTGAGCAAATATAATGCCTTCAGTATCTATCATAAAATCACTTTTCACATATGAGTACCACTCAACTTCTTCTTGCTGTGAGCAATAAAGAACAGGTCTGGTTACAGACTGGTTTTACCCACTGAGAGACTGTGCCGCTGAGCACAGACATGTACAAgattgtttgttgtcattttgtatctctttggtTGCTTTGTATCCCTTCATGACTGTTTTGCATCCCTTTGTAGATGccttttgtgtctgtgtagtgatattgtatcttgtttttgcttGAGCTTACgtgtttagcatctttttgttaATGTGCACAATTTCACACAAATTCAACAGGTTGTGTTCATATCATCATATTCCCATCACAGACTTCATGTATGCATTTATCTCCTCTGGATGCTCCAAAGCTTCCCTCTGTGTCAGTGAGTCCCTCTGCTCTGATAGTGGAGGGCAGTTCAGTGACACGgacctgcagcagtgatgctAACCCAGCAGCTAATTACACCTGGTACAAGAAACATGGAAACCCAGCCTTTGAACCTCTTAGGAAAGAATCACATCTTTACCTCAGCTGCATCCACCCGGTCCTCTGAGTATGGAGAGTTTTACTGTGCAGCAGAGTGTGAGCTGGGGAAGATACACAAGACCAATCTgctctctgtttctttttcatttagtaGGTACAGTGTTGTGAGAAAGTATTTGCctgttgttttctatttttgcatatttctcaaaCGTAAGTGTTCCGGATCGTCAAATTAACTCACAAAGTACAATTTTTTAGATGATAATTTATtgaaggtttgttaaaaaaagcaaaacaaaacctgTATTGCACTGGTTAAAATTTAATTTCCCCCCTAAACCAAATAACTGGTTGGtcccttggcagcaacaactacAGCTAAACATTTGCAATAGTTTGTGATCAGTCTTAGATTGCCATAGAGGAATTGTGATCCACTCCTGTCTGCAGAATGGTTTTAATTTGGCCACAGTAGATGGTTTTAGATCATGAACTACCCTTTTCTGGTCTGCCACAGCATCTCACTTAGATTCAAGTCTGGACATTGACTCGGCCActctaaaaccttaattttgATCTTTCAGAGCTGTTCAGGGATGAACTttgctgtgtgctttgggtcattgtcttgcaGCATAAAAAAGAACTGTGCTGAGCTtcaggtcatgaactgatggtttTCCAGGTGCATTTTCTgacagagagcagaattcatggctccataaATTC
It encodes the following:
- the inaa gene encoding internexin neuronal intermediate filament protein, alpha a yields the protein MSYGDRYTSSSYRKLFGDSPRFPVSSSRMSGSSSRGSPVLRSMAAPRNGASSLNLYRRVGRSSVSFSPVTTGSLDLTQTSVVNNELKVIRTNEKEQLQGLNDRFAMFIDKVRQLEQQNKGLETELVSLRQKQAEPSRVAHLYQQEMRELRCQLEELNRDKNRLLIERNNLEDELQKLSAKYDDEVRAREEAEQTLKSFRKDVDDAAAVRLDLERRVDSLMDEISFLKKVHEEEIQEMSSLMETQQVSVELELTKPDLTSALKEIRNQYESIASKNLQSAEEWYKSKFASLSEQATRSNEAMRASREEINEFRRQLQSKTIEIETLRGANESLERQITEMEDTHNAEASAMQDTISHLDTELRDLKSEMAQHLREYQDLLNVKMALDIEIAAYRKLLEGEETHFNSGMSFGAASYSYHPRASAGSSRSSQRDKEGATKESFKEMSEDKDEADINSNN